One Varibaculum prostatecancerukia genomic window, GCCGAAGGCTAAATCAGCAGGGGCAAGCGCAGATGATTTTGCATTGCCAGCAGGTAACGTACACACTGAAGCTATGGCTTTATTCCAAAATCACCCGGAGACCGCCGCCCCCAGCGGGCAGGATCTAGCGACTTTTCCTTCCAGAGAAAGCGCGGAAGAAGCCATTAATTACTTGCAGTCCAAAGACTTTCCGGTGCGTCAACTACTGGTACAAGAGCGGGGGCTGACCCGCTCCAATCAAGTAGTCGGGGTGGTCACCTGGCCAAAAGCCCTGCTTTCTGGTTTTACCCGTGGCTTGATGATGGGACTTTTCTTAGCTTTACTCTTTGTGCTTTGGAAACCGGCATGGGCGGTTTTTGCGCCCCTAATAATCGGAGCCTTCGCTATTTTTCGAGCTATTGAACGCCTAGTTGCCTGGGCGATTCGGTCTTCCTCCGCCGGTTATCCCATCGCTTTTTCATCTTCCCTGACCGCCGAGAAACACGTCCTAATGACCAGCGAGGATTACTACACTGCCCGGCGTCTCCTCTTAGATGATTCCCGTTTCCAATCGGCAGTAGTTGAGCAAGACGCTCCGAGTAATGTCACAAGCGGCCCCACCGAGTTTGGTTCGGGTTCAGATGAACAGCCGCGCTACGGGGTACGCCTTACTCCGGATGCGCGTCGCCAATTGCGTGCTCAACAGGAACAGCTAAAAGGGCAAGCTCCTGCGGCATCGGCGCCCAACCTGCCTCCTGCAGTTTCGCAAACTCCAGAAAAGAAGCAGGAAAACTCTCCTGGACGGGAAGAAAACGGAGAAGTTTCGGAGGAAACGTCTCCAAACAGTGACCTAAATGACGCCCGTTAGCACTGGTCGTGACGTCAGGGGTATATTTAAGGAAGTTCCGGCGCAGCGACCCTAATCCCGCCGGTTTTTTCATGCTCGAGCTAATACTCAGAACGGCTGTAAGGAGGCGCGGATGAAGGTTCGCCAGGATTTGCGAAATGTGGCAATCGTTGCCCACGTAGACCACGGAAAAACTACCCTAGTGGATAAAATGCTTTGGGAATCGGGAGCCTTCGGCGATCATGCCAGCGTAGAAAAAACCGGTGAACGGGTGATGGATTCTGGCGATTTGGAACGCGAAAAGGGGATTACTATCCTCGCGAAAAATACTGCCGTCCATTATGCGGGGAAAGCTGCCCAAAACGTAGGGGTTAGCGAAGGGATCACCATTAACGTGGTGGACACCCCTGGACACGCCGATTTTGGAGGAGAAGTTGAGCGCGCCCTCTCTATGGTGGATGGGGTAGTGCTGCTGGTAGATGCCGCCGAAGGACCGCTGCCACAGACCCGGTTTGTGTTGCGCAAAGCGCTTGCTGCCCGGCTGCCGGTAATCGTGGTGATTAATAAAGTCGATCGCCCAGATTCGCGGATTGAAGAAGTAGAAGCCGAGACCGTTGACCTGCTGCTAGCTTTGGCGCAAGACCTGGTAGACGAGGGCGAAGAAGTAGATTTAGATTCTTTGCTCGATGTTCCGGTGCTTTATTGTTCGGCAAAAGCTGGCTGCTGCTCCTGGGAAAAACCTGCCCGAGGCGAGCTGCCTGGCAGCGACCTCCACGACCTCTTTGATGCGATTATCAACCGGATTCCCGGGCCTGAATATGACCCGGATGCTCCCTTGGGCGCCCACGTAACCAACCTGGATTCTTCTCCTTTCCTAGGGCGCCTGGCCTTGCTCCGTATCCACAACGGCACTTTGCGGCAGGGTGAACACGTAGGTTGGGCGCGTCATGACGGCTCAATTACTGACGTGAAGCTCACCGAGCTGCTGGCCACTTTCGGTTTGGAACGAAAAAGCGTAGAGGAAGCCCACGCCGGAGATATCGTGGCGGTAGCCGGAATCCCGGAAATCACTATCGGGGAATCCCTGGTGGATTTAGAGGATCCCCGTCCTCTGCCACTGATTAAAGTAGATGATCCCGCTATTTCTATGACCATCGGTACCAACACTTCTCCGCTGGCCGGCAGGGTTAAAGGGCATAAACTCACGGCTCGCCAAGTTAAAGACCGCCTAGATCGCGAACTGATCGGGAACGTGTCCTTAAAAGTGTTGCCTACTGAGCGCCCAGATGCCTGGGAGGTGCAAGGACGCGGGGAATTAGCCTTGGCGATCCTAATTGAACAGATGCGCCGGGAAGGGTTCGAGTTAACCGCCGGGAAACCCCAGGTAGTAACCAAAGAGATTGACGGGAAAACCTGTGAGCCGATGGAGCTAATGACTATCGATGTTCCCGAAGATTATCTGGGTAAAGTCACCGAACTAATGGCGGCTCGCAAAGGTAAGCTCCAAACCATGTCTAATCATGGCACCGGCTGGGTGCGCCTGATTTTCCGGGTACCGGCGCGTGGCCTGATTTCTTTCCGTTCCAAGTTCCTGACCGATACTCGCGGTTCGGGGATCGCTTCTTCCATTGCTGACGGCTATGCACCCTGGCAAGGAACCATTACCCGCCGGCAAAGCGGCTCGTTGGTTTCGGATCGCGCCGGGAAATCCACCCCCTACGCCCTGATTCAGCTGCAAGAACGGGGCAGTTTTATTATTCAACCCGGTAGTGAAGTCTACGAGGGGCAAGTGGTAGCCGAAAACCCCCGCGGGGAAGATATGGATGTCAACATCACCCGGGAGAAGAAACAAACGAATATGCGTTCTTCCACTGCCGATGCCTTCGAGGGGCTAGTTCCTCCCCGGGTGCTGACTCTGGAAGAATCCCTAGAGTTTGCAGCCGAGGACGAATGCGTCGAGGTTACCCCGGAAGAAATCCGGATCCGCAAAGTGGTATTAAGTGCGCAAGACCGTTTCAAAATTGCTTCGCGTCGGCGCCGTCAAGAACGCGGAGAATAAGAGATTTCTGAAGAGCCCGCGGCAGTCAGATTTTTGGTGGGGGAGGAACTCGTTTCCCGGTAACCATCTTTTCTGCCGGTACTGTGACCGGGCCTTTGCGGGTCATAATAGTGACGCTAGCAGGGCTTACCGCTAATACTTCCCCCAGGGCGTCATAGAGACCATCGGCTTCCCGGCGACGTAACACTACCCGTTCGCCTACTTTCCATGACAGCCACGGAAGACGCGGCGGCGGTTTCGGATTGCCTACAGACTTCATAGTGAGATACTAGCAATATCAAGATCAAGGAGAATCTATGACTTACGTAATCGCTGAACCCTGCGTAGATGTTAAGGATCGTGCCTGCGTCGATGAATGCCCTGTAGATTGCATCTACGAGGGTAAACGCACGCTCTATATTCATCCTGAAGAATGCGTAGACTGTGGGGCTTGCGAACCGGTGTGCCCGGTTGAAGCTATCTTCTATGAAGATGACCTGCCCGAAGAATGGGCGGACTACTATCGCGCCAACGTGGACTTCTTTGAACTTAAGGGTTTGGGATCTCCGGGGGGAGCCTCCAGCGTGGGGGCCACCGGCTATGATGATCCCATGATTGAAAAACTACCTCCCCGCGAAGAATAATTTTCACCAAGTCCATTTCCGCTTAACTGGACGGAAACAACGGTAGCAGATGGTGTCGGTGCCTTAGGCTGAGAACATGAAAAACACCGATCTTCCGCGCCCGCTGAATTTACCAGTTTTCCCTTGGGACTTACTTGACCCTTATCGGGAAAAAGCGGCAGCAGTTTCGGGTGGAGCTGTAGATTTATCTATCGGCACTCCCGTCGATAGTTGCCCCCAAAGTGCGCAAAGCGCACTGGCAGCCGCCGCAAATAGTCCAGGCTATCCTACAGTTATCGGCAGCCCCCAGCTGCGCCGCGCGATTGTCAGCTGGGCGCGTAAGAGGGGAATTACCTGCCTGACCGAAGACTCTTGCCTGCCAACTGTGGGGTCTAAGGAACTGGTCGCTAACCTGGGGTGGCAGCTGGGGATAGGGGCTGGTGACAAAATTCTGTTCCCCGAAATTGCCTACCCTACCTACGATATTTGTGCCCGGCTTGCCGGTGCTCAAGGGATTCCGGTTTCCAATGACATTTCAACTTGGCCCCGCGATGCCGCGTTGGTGTGGATCAATACCCCTGCTAATCCCACCGGCTGGGTGGCGAGTAAGCATTGGTTGCGAGAAGTGGTTTCTTGGGCGCGGGAAGTAGGTGCCGTGGTAGCTAGCGACGAATGCTACGCCGAGCTCACCTATGGGGGATCTGATCCGGCGCCCTCATTACTGCAAGAGGACGTGTGTGGGGATAGCCCGGAAAATCTACTGTTGGTGTATTCAGTTTCTAAAGAATCGAATTTGGCAGGTTACCGTGCCGCTTTTATAGCCGGCGATCCGCAGCTTATTCCAGCGCTGGTAGCAGTGCGCAAGCATAGCGGACAAATGATGCCCGCTCCAGTACAGTCCGCATTAACCCAAGTGCTTTCAGAACGCTCCCACGTGGGTGAACAAGTGGAGCGGTATGCTCGGCGGCGAAAAATTCTTGCGGCAGCGCTAGAAAATGCGGGTCTTAAGATTGCTAAAGAATGCCAAGCCGGTCTTTACCTTTGGGTTTTTGATCCTAAAGACCCTGCTGATGAGCAGAAAGTAAGCTTTGATAGCGGAGCCGATTGGCGTTTACTAGATAGATTTGCGCAGGTAGGACTGGTGGTAGCGCCGGAAAGCTTCTACAATTCTTCTCCCGGTTCGCACGTGCGAGTAGCGTTATGTGTCAGCGATCAGGAAATAAATAAAGCTGCCAATTATTTAGCGACATTTGCCTAAGAATGGTGAAGTCTTTAAGAAACTGTTATAGTCTTGAGGGTAATAAGTCCTACATATCAAAAACGGGATGGCTTCAAGTCACCCCCTTTCGGGAAGGTCGTCGAAATGGCTGAGAATCTCCAAAACACCCAAGCACCAGATAGTTTCGGCCGCCAACCGGGTGTGCTGCAAGTTGACGGTAAAACTATTGAATTTCCGCCCGTGCAGGCAACCTGCGGTGACCAAGGTATTGATGTTTCTAAACTCCGTAATCAAACCGGATTGGTGGCGCTAGATCCTGGTTTTTCCACCACTGCCTCTTGTACTTCTAAAGTAACCTTCATTGATGGCGGCAAAGGGATTTTGCGCTATCGCGGTTACCCGATTGATCAGCTGGCTAACCACTCCAGTTTCCTGGAAGTTGCTTATTTGCTGATCAGGGGAGAATTGCCTACGCCTTCGCAATTGGACGAGTTCGTGCGGCGAGTAAAGCGGCAACGCCTGTTGCACGAAGACTTCCGAGCATTCTTTACTGCCTTCCCCTCCGATGGTCACCCCATGGCTATTTTGCAGGGTGGCATCGCTGGGATGGCTACCTAT contains:
- a CDS encoding general stress protein is translated as MALFQNHPETAAPSGQDLATFPSRESAEEAINYLQSKDFPVRQLLVQERGLTRSNQVVGVVTWPKALLSGFTRGLMMGLFLALLFVLWKPAWAVFAPLIIGAFAIFRAIERLVAWAIRSSSAGYPIAFSSSLTAEKHVLMTSEDYYTARRLLLDDSRFQSAVVEQDAPSNVTSGPTEFGSGSDEQPRYGVRLTPDARRQLRAQQEQLKGQAPAASAPNLPPAVSQTPEKKQENSPGREENGEVSEETSPNSDLNDAR
- the typA gene encoding translational GTPase TypA, with product MKVRQDLRNVAIVAHVDHGKTTLVDKMLWESGAFGDHASVEKTGERVMDSGDLEREKGITILAKNTAVHYAGKAAQNVGVSEGITINVVDTPGHADFGGEVERALSMVDGVVLLVDAAEGPLPQTRFVLRKALAARLPVIVVINKVDRPDSRIEEVEAETVDLLLALAQDLVDEGEEVDLDSLLDVPVLYCSAKAGCCSWEKPARGELPGSDLHDLFDAIINRIPGPEYDPDAPLGAHVTNLDSSPFLGRLALLRIHNGTLRQGEHVGWARHDGSITDVKLTELLATFGLERKSVEEAHAGDIVAVAGIPEITIGESLVDLEDPRPLPLIKVDDPAISMTIGTNTSPLAGRVKGHKLTARQVKDRLDRELIGNVSLKVLPTERPDAWEVQGRGELALAILIEQMRREGFELTAGKPQVVTKEIDGKTCEPMELMTIDVPEDYLGKVTELMAARKGKLQTMSNHGTGWVRLIFRVPARGLISFRSKFLTDTRGSGIASSIADGYAPWQGTITRRQSGSLVSDRAGKSTPYALIQLQERGSFIIQPGSEVYEGQVVAENPRGEDMDVNITREKKQTNMRSSTADAFEGLVPPRVLTLEESLEFAAEDECVEVTPEEIRIRKVVLSAQDRFKIASRRRRQERGE
- the fdxA gene encoding ferredoxin, coding for MTYVIAEPCVDVKDRACVDECPVDCIYEGKRTLYIHPEECVDCGACEPVCPVEAIFYEDDLPEEWADYYRANVDFFELKGLGSPGGASSVGATGYDDPMIEKLPPREE
- the dapC gene encoding succinyldiaminopimelate transaminase is translated as MKNTDLPRPLNLPVFPWDLLDPYREKAAAVSGGAVDLSIGTPVDSCPQSAQSALAAAANSPGYPTVIGSPQLRRAIVSWARKRGITCLTEDSCLPTVGSKELVANLGWQLGIGAGDKILFPEIAYPTYDICARLAGAQGIPVSNDISTWPRDAALVWINTPANPTGWVASKHWLREVVSWAREVGAVVASDECYAELTYGGSDPAPSLLQEDVCGDSPENLLLVYSVSKESNLAGYRAAFIAGDPQLIPALVAVRKHSGQMMPAPVQSALTQVLSERSHVGEQVERYARRRKILAAALENAGLKIAKECQAGLYLWVFDPKDPADEQKVSFDSGADWRLLDRFAQVGLVVAPESFYNSSPGSHVRVALCVSDQEINKAANYLATFA